The Opitutales bacterium genome has a window encoding:
- a CDS encoding PIN domain-containing protein has product MPFQPQHPTQTTGRPYPAGDPDVIARPSIVGGFSEDEISSFLRYYCSVCDFQEFFYLWRPWLKDPKDDMVLELAVAANCSYIVTHNSRDFKGIDQFGVRVISPSELLKLGDES; this is encoded by the coding sequence GTGCCGTTTCAACCCCAACATCCAACCCAAACCACCGGAAGACCATATCCAGCCGGCGACCCAGATGTAATCGCGCGTCCGTCTATAGTAGGCGGATTCAGTGAGGATGAGATTTCTTCGTTTCTACGGTATTATTGCAGTGTCTGTGATTTTCAGGAGTTCTTTTATCTTTGGCGGCCATGGCTGAAAGATCCGAAAGATGATATGGTGCTCGAATTGGCAGTGGCTGCGAATTGCAGTTATATAGTCACCCATAATTCGAGAGATTTTAAGGGGATTGATCAGTTCGGAGTCCGAGTAATTTCCCCATCAGAATTATTAAAATTAGGAGATGAATCATGA
- a CDS encoding toxin-antitoxin system HicB family antitoxin, with amino-acid sequence MSTLSLRIPESLHKSIRELSESEGISINQFLTSAAAEKMSALKTVSYLKAEASKSNREDFLSVLAKVPDIEPEPHDAI; translated from the coding sequence ATGAGCACATTAAGTCTACGCATTCCCGAATCGTTGCATAAGAGTATCAGGGAGTTATCCGAGTCCGAGGGCATATCTATTAATCAGTTCCTTACTAGCGCTGCGGCTGAGAAAATGTCCGCATTGAAAACGGTGTCATATCTGAAGGCAGAGGCTTCAAAAAGTAATCGTGAGGATTTTCTATCGGTTTTAGCGAAAGTACCGGACATTGAGCCGGAGCCGCATGATGCTATCTAA
- a CDS encoding transglutaminase family protein, with protein MHLKISHETRFEYSAATTNSYNEARLCPVVDRHQSLLAYQLAVVPAGSRRQHVDFYLNTVDTFEVVEAHSSLCVIAQSEVETYPPKLDMETQLRGMSGRAEDHAGEFMSQETWEFLLETQLVPKHPDLWKLGIDAADGQANLWEEVIAILDSVYKHLNYDPASTRVKTSAVEALEGGSGVCQDYAHVFLGVSRALKIPARYVSGYLFIEDQMNDIETLSALASHAWVEVCFPGFGWIALDPTHNRLIDERYVTVARGRDYADARPLSGAYMGASTGKMEVEVKIERMN; from the coding sequence ATGCATCTTAAAATCTCCCACGAAACCCGCTTCGAATATTCTGCCGCTACGACCAACAGTTACAACGAAGCACGCTTGTGCCCCGTCGTGGATCGGCACCAGTCCTTGTTGGCCTATCAATTAGCTGTCGTTCCTGCCGGCAGTCGGCGTCAGCACGTCGATTTCTATCTCAATACCGTGGATACATTTGAGGTAGTCGAGGCACATTCTAGTCTCTGCGTCATCGCTCAGTCAGAAGTCGAGACGTATCCACCCAAACTGGATATGGAGACGCAACTCCGAGGCATGTCTGGTCGCGCCGAAGATCACGCGGGTGAGTTCATGAGTCAGGAAACTTGGGAATTTCTGCTTGAGACACAGCTGGTGCCCAAGCACCCGGATCTTTGGAAGCTAGGGATCGATGCGGCCGACGGTCAGGCCAACCTCTGGGAAGAGGTGATAGCTATCCTCGATTCAGTCTACAAGCACCTCAATTACGACCCAGCTTCCACACGAGTAAAAACCAGTGCCGTCGAGGCTCTGGAGGGCGGTAGTGGTGTGTGTCAGGATTACGCGCACGTGTTTCTCGGTGTCAGCCGCGCACTCAAAATCCCTGCCCGCTATGTCTCGGGCTATCTATTTATAGAAGATCAGATGAATGACATCGAAACCCTCAGTGCATTGGCCTCGCATGCCTGGGTTGAGGTGTGTTTTCCTGGTTTTGGATGGATCGCTCTAGATCCCACGCACAACCGCCTCATCGATGAGCGCTACGTCACCGTCGCGCGTGGTCGTGATTATGCCGACGCACGCCCTTTGTCTGGAGCTTACATGGGTGCCTCCACAGGCAAAATGGAAGTCGAGGTAAAGATCGAGCGAATGAACTGA
- a CDS encoding alcohol dehydrogenase catalytic domain-containing protein, with protein MKNTVYYLDKPGGSFTAVEEEMPLPGPGEIRVRVRRTSVCQSDVVIYNVGLPRIKEWPAIVLHEVSAEVDAIGEGVTKFEVGDLVGIDCDIPCGDRGCIYCGDQGTGDWTYCPDTWATGHEFPGFARTHAVLPDWFVDLGPIAKFPKGFSPDHACQLEPLACGLEGMTRVNNCIENRIVVLIGAGSQSTYALQCAQAMNARKIILVNRGKDRLERVLRDFGDERVVGVLWEDDVVEKILAECKPFNEPHFVMMNAPAEPGYRLATELMGYGTVMDGHAGVKGAGGKPCIAHEVDLINDIHYKLQVYQATHGSNWHGIGLARDMLAEGRLPKIDLMTNETERFKPDQMLEAIHRAADKDSLKVIIDWD; from the coding sequence ATGAAGAACACAGTTTATTATTTGGATAAGCCTGGCGGCAGTTTTACTGCAGTTGAAGAAGAGATGCCACTGCCTGGACCCGGGGAAATCCGAGTCCGTGTGCGTCGCACGTCAGTGTGCCAATCGGATGTGGTGATTTACAACGTGGGCCTCCCCCGAATCAAAGAGTGGCCGGCCATTGTCCTTCACGAAGTGAGTGCAGAAGTAGACGCAATCGGTGAGGGCGTGACAAAGTTTGAGGTGGGCGATCTAGTCGGTATCGACTGCGATATTCCTTGCGGAGATCGTGGTTGTATCTACTGCGGCGATCAAGGCACAGGAGATTGGACTTACTGCCCGGATACGTGGGCGACAGGTCACGAGTTTCCAGGATTTGCGCGCACACATGCGGTGTTGCCAGACTGGTTTGTAGATCTGGGTCCGATTGCCAAATTTCCTAAAGGGTTTAGTCCTGACCACGCCTGCCAACTCGAGCCTCTCGCATGTGGGCTGGAAGGGATGACGCGGGTGAACAATTGTATCGAAAACCGCATCGTTGTCCTCATCGGCGCCGGATCGCAAAGCACATACGCTCTCCAATGTGCTCAAGCGATGAACGCGCGGAAGATTATTTTGGTGAATCGTGGCAAAGATCGCCTAGAGCGTGTGCTGCGCGATTTTGGAGATGAGCGTGTCGTCGGTGTCCTTTGGGAAGACGACGTTGTCGAGAAGATACTGGCAGAGTGTAAGCCATTCAACGAGCCGCATTTCGTTATGATGAATGCTCCAGCAGAGCCAGGCTATCGCCTGGCGACCGAACTCATGGGATATGGCACAGTGATGGATGGACATGCCGGGGTAAAAGGTGCGGGCGGTAAGCCCTGTATCGCTCATGAGGTCGATCTCATTAATGACATCCACTACAAGCTCCAGGTGTATCAGGCCACGCATGGCTCCAATTGGCATGGTATCGGGCTCGCTCGTGACATGTTGGCTGAGGGGAGACTTCCCAAGATTGACCTTATGACCAATGAGACCGAGCGTTTCAAACCCGATCAGATGCTTGAAGCCATCCATCGAGCCGCTGATAAAGACAGCTTGAAGGTCATCATCGATTGGGATTGA